A window of the Acidobacteriota bacterium genome harbors these coding sequences:
- a CDS encoding PadR family transcriptional regulator translates to MSKDPAKTDSASAEITLSPVEFQILLALAETDCHGYGIMQRTEQRTRGSVNLEPGNLYRALARLLERGLVERCGRQRAPESGMQRRRYYRITARGRQGAAAQAGRMAELVEAARRAKLVPDPEASS, encoded by the coding sequence GTGAGCAAAGATCCCGCCAAAACAGACTCGGCGTCTGCCGAAATCACCCTCAGCCCCGTGGAATTCCAGATCCTGCTGGCGTTGGCTGAGACCGACTGCCACGGCTATGGAATCATGCAGCGGACCGAGCAGCGAACCCGAGGCTCGGTCAACTTGGAACCGGGTAACCTCTACCGGGCTCTGGCCCGGCTGCTCGAGCGAGGACTCGTCGAGCGCTGCGGACGCCAGCGGGCACCCGAATCGGGAATGCAGCGACGGCGCTACTACCGCATTACCGCCCGAGGACGCCAGGGGGCTGCCGCCCAGGCCGGCCGGATGGCGGAACTCGTGGAGGCCGCCCGCCGTGCGAAACTGGTTCCCGACCCCGAGGCTTCCTCATGA
- the nadC gene encoding carboxylating nicotinate-nucleotide diphosphorylase, with product MNPIHYRNLVRLALEEDLGRAGDLTTDSIVPAAARSRAVIAARRPGRVAGTDVAAEAFRQLDPEVEIETLIADGEDVQSGQVIARLRGPSRALLSGERTALNFMGHLCGIATVTREIVEAVAGYDSRIVCTRKTTPGLRALEKYAVRMGGGCNHRFGLDDAVLIKDNHLKVAGSVKEALSRVRRRVGHMVKVELEVDTLQQLEQALSLGEAPGLKRPALDAVLLDNMPLDELRRAVQMCRGQVISEASGGITPETAAQVAACGPDLISVGWITHSAPTLDLGLDFE from the coding sequence ATGAACCCTATCCACTACCGCAACCTGGTGCGCCTTGCCCTGGAGGAAGACCTGGGACGCGCCGGAGACCTGACCACCGACAGCATCGTGCCGGCCGCCGCCCGCAGCCGGGCCGTCATCGCCGCCCGCCGCCCCGGCCGTGTGGCGGGAACCGATGTTGCGGCCGAGGCCTTTCGCCAGCTCGACCCGGAGGTGGAGATCGAGACGCTCATCGCCGACGGCGAGGACGTTCAGTCCGGTCAGGTCATCGCCCGCCTGAGAGGACCCTCGCGGGCACTGCTGAGCGGCGAGCGCACGGCACTCAACTTTATGGGTCATCTGTGCGGTATCGCCACGGTAACGCGGGAAATCGTGGAGGCGGTGGCCGGCTACGACAGCCGCATCGTGTGTACCCGAAAGACCACTCCCGGCCTGCGGGCGCTGGAGAAGTACGCGGTGCGCATGGGCGGCGGCTGCAATCACCGTTTCGGGCTCGACGACGCCGTGCTCATCAAGGACAACCACCTCAAGGTGGCCGGCTCCGTCAAAGAAGCCCTTTCCCGAGTCCGCCGCCGGGTGGGGCACATGGTCAAGGTCGAACTGGAAGTCGACACTCTGCAACAACTCGAGCAGGCCCTCAGTCTGGGGGAAGCCCCGGGCCTGAAGCGCCCAGCCTTGGACGCAGTCCTTCTCGACAACATGCCCTTGGATGAACTGCGGCGCGCCGTGCAGATGTGCCGCGGTCAGGTCATCAGCGAAGCCTCAGGCGGAATCACTCCCGAAACTGCCGCCCAGGTAGCCGCCTGCGGCCCCGACCTCATCTCCGTCGGCTGGATCACCCACTCCGCCCCGACCCTCGACTTGGGCCTCGATTTCGAATAA